One Ictalurus furcatus strain D&B chromosome 7, Billie_1.0, whole genome shotgun sequence genomic window, ctatcaATAATATTTTACCTCCTGTGGGGAAGCGTCTGTTCAATGGGGAGGTGTTGTGTGGTGTCGATGGACACCAGAGCTCCGGCTCCGCTATGAACACTaaacatgatgaaacaggaCTTTTCTCAATATGTtccaagaaaaagaaatagtAAGCTGACTTGCTAAAGGCTAAAGCTAGCTAACTCACCGAGCATTTTATCTATTGAAATATTACTGCTGAAATTTGTATAGACATATGGAATCAGAAATGGTTGCATGTTGGGTTTGTTTACCTTCTGAGTTCGGTGCTTCAAAGTTTGCCTCAAATGGAGGGCCAAAAAAAGCTGAAGCATTGTCTGATAACCTTTTACTACAGAACATACAGGACAACAAAATTGAAATATAAGCAAGAACTAATAGCAAAATGAATGACTTTTCATTCTAATTTGACCAGATCTTAAAACAACTGATGTTTAAAGCTCTGTGTGTCTACATGATAGCTAGTTGCTAACCTTGGTGTGTCCGGACCAGGCGTTAGAGTCGGTGTTGGAGTGGAACGTCTCGGCCTGGCGATCTCCTCACCTAGAGGGACAACCAGGAGTAACAGCTTAGGGTGGAATCCACAAATCGTGCTCTGtttatgctttttcaaatttttCAAACAGGTttttcacacatttcacacTTACTTGAGATAGTTCGTTTCAGTGGACACTGTGGAAAAGAAGACAGCAAAGTTTTTTTGTGTCAGGTAAGTGGTTCTACGAATTGCTAGTAATTATTTTTCTAGTGATGCGCAAATTCCAACAAATCCTGCCCTTTAACCAGCAGTCCTTCCAAGCAGCAACATAGACCCAATGGCAATGAAAATCCTGGGAACATAAGATTCTGACCAGTTAGGACCTTAGAATACAGGACGCTGGGAACATTTCCTCGATTCTAAGAGCGGAAGAGCAAAACAGCATAGGCTCCTGAGGATACTGGCTCCTTGGGATACAGGTTATAGGGAACATAGGGCCCTGGGAGCATATTATCATGGGAAAATAGTGCTTTGGGTGTATAGGACCTTGGGAACATAGGATGCTGGAAACACAAGACTCTGGGAACATATGATTCCGGGAAATAGGGCTTCAGGAATATAGGTTCTTGGGAAGAAGGTCCCTGGGAACATGAGACCCTGGGAATATATGATCCTGGGAACATACATTCCTGGGAATATGGGATCCTTGGAAACTAGGGTCTTGGGAACATAAAATCCAGGACCCTGGAATTATACGATGCTTAGAATCAGTCCTCTGATTGGATAACCAAGAagaaaagctgtgaaaaatgaaGACGATATCCACCAAAACAGATTTGTAAATATCAGTAGGGAAAAATAAAGTCAATCATCTCCAATGCTACAAAGCTCAACAATTTTGGTACGATTGCTACGCCAACCTCTCAATGTCTGAATGACAACCTGGGGTCTGTCCAAACCAGGCCTGTCTAGCTTATGCACATAAAACCTAGACCACAAAGTGTCACAAGACATGTCGCCATCTGATGTTTTGAATCTAGCAAATTGACAGTTTTATAAAATATGGAGCCAGTTTCTTCTTCTAACCCTAACTTTGAATCAAGGACTGTTTTTTTGGGCTTCTCTGTGAAGAAACACGTGTTTCCCAGATGTTTTGGCTTAATGACCCATGTTGTTGCCATGGCCAGTCACTGGGTGGCACGTTTGGTCCATCACAGAGCGACCGCTACATTTGTGCTTGTACGGAATGGCAGCTCTAAGTACTGACAGTGAGCCCCGTCCAACTTTGCTTTTGTAATGActcaaaaaatgtcaaattgcaAACTTACCGGGCTGCGCCTCTGTGATTgcaagaaaggaaggaaaaagtgACAATAATCAGTTATACAATATCATCAATTACATCCTTAGCTCAAGCTCTGTTTTGTTatgtaataaaaacacttcTCAAGTTTGCTAGGAAGCTCATGATGATATTTACACCTGCTAATCTTTAAACATGCTAACAATCAAGTCACGCTTCAGACTTACCGGACTTTTCATCTGTTGCGAGACAAATAAAGGGAGACAGCAAAATTAGATTGTTTTAAGGATGCTAGCGTTGCAATACAAAGTCTGTTTAAAGCATTAGCTATTAGCTTAATTTGTGACAACACGTGACAGGATTTGAGAACTGGAACGCTCTTGTCTTGTTGGCTCTTACCAAAGGCGAGGTCGAGATGGCCAGTGTGCCCACGGAGGCCTTCAGCTCATCCACTGTGGACACAGTGCCGTTATCTGGTGCCAGGGGCTTGATCTTGATCTTAAACTTCTTCCCTGGCTCATCCTCACCCTCTGACTCACTGGAGGAGAAGAACATTTTGGCTTTGGCAGGCGGTGGAGCTCCGTTAAGGAACACCGGATTAGCATGTTTCTGAATGTTGTCTCAATGTTCCCCTTTATACTATACATGTGAAAGTGTCCTTAAGATCAGGGTTACCAAAGATCAGGGTCTCACATACCCAGAGTCCCATTTTCTAGGGTTACTGAGGGTCCCATGTACCCAGAGTCCTATATTCTCAAGTCATTCTTTTTCTCAAGGTTCATGGGACCCTGGGAACATGAAACCATGGGAACAAGGGAACCAAGAACATGAGATCCTAGAACGTTGGACCTTGGAACAATAAACCAGGATTATACAACCCTGGAAATATGTGACACTGAGAACATTAGACAGTGGGAACAAGGACCCTGGGAATATGGGACTCTAGGAATAAGGACCCTTGGAACATAAGACCAGGACTGTAGGGCCCTGGAAATGCATGACATTAGGACTATATAGGTTTCTGGGAACAAGAATGGGGATACAGGGATCAGAACATAAAGACTTTGGAAACACAAGactatgtaaatataaagaattggGAATATAGGACCCTTGGAACACCCGACTCTGGGAAGACAGGATCTTGGGGACAAGGAGCTTAGAAATATGGTGCCTGGGAATGTTGGGACTTGGGAACAAAGGCGTCTGGAAATATAGGACATTGAAAATATAAAACCCTGGGCATGCAGGATACAAGGAATATAAGACTCTAGGAACATAAGACCCTGGAAATACAGGGCTCTGGAAACATGGAACCCTAGGAACATAAGACACTGAGAACAAAGCCACTCACAGCAGTGTAGACCAAGTGGGTTGAGACATAGccctgaaaatattaatctattcaattatattgtttttacaCGAGAAAGGATATTTCCTCCTTGTTCTCCGGGTCTGATGCTGTAGCCCTCATCATCCACATCAGGGGAATTCTGGAACAGACAAAAGCAATCAATGGATTAGTCAGGGAAATGTCATACCTAGCAATAAACGATTACCTCAAACGTTGTTACAACATGAAAGTGGGCCAAACTTCCTAACTCAATATGTGCTGCTGCACCATGAGATAATACTGTGATCCAGcagtaaaaaatataataatatcacaTTTCCTTTTCACAATATACGATCATACGGATATGCTGTCACAGCAGAGTAATATTCGGAGCGTTGCTTACATATCGATCCCAGTCTATCTCGCCGTAGAACCCGTTAGGAGCACCGTTGGCTTTTTTCTGGGAATGACATAAAGCGAAAACGACGTGTTTTATTTACCGTAGCTCCGAATACATCAATGTTAGCGATAAACGTTCGACCTCAAACAGTCAAACTTATTAACATGGCTGTACTCACTGATCTGCCTTTCTCTGGTGATCCcctaaaatcaaataaaacaggaaTTCACATCATTCATATATAAATGTGATGGATTTCTGAATGCTTAGCACATGTCTTTAATCCAGATATAATGAGCCACTTAGTACTGGACCTaagaggctaatgtagctaacgaGTAGTAGAAGCTGATAgccaccagtttagcattgCAACAATCGTAgcttcatctttctttctcatgcTGATGCATGTGGGGcatgaagggggtgtggcctaaagtGATGATAACATAGTTCTGGTATTCCTGAGCCAAACAAAGGGtgtcctgcttttttttttgcaaaatgctAAAGTGGTAGctataatgaaatgaatgacaaaaaaatgtaatgatggAGTTACTCACGTGGAGTCAGTGTCCTTCTCTTTCTTGCGTAACCCGAACGCCTTTCGGGTTCGCTTCTTCAGTcctgaggaagaggaaggggaggagtcagagagagtgaaagaaagagagaaatattgatatcttttcatgaatatttatatcacatggCAAACTTTGAAATTACTTTTCCTAGGCACGGAATAAACCACTGCGTGACATGCggttataattatataattactgGTAACAACCAAAAGTttaggattattttcctacaacagcacggccccaagtgttttattcctcttaaataTCAGCAATTTGCGAACGATTAtggtttttattccttaaagaACAACAGGTACTTCGTATCTACTGATACACGTTACATgtaatgctgtggaatgtctTTCGAAcgagttcctgttgtcacttacgatatagcagctataaacagtcgtagCCTCACCggctctctctttattctctctcttgtggttaataagacagaaaaactaaacaaaatgcagcttgtcgtgttaccgagaaaccacaaagaagcgtaaactcctctgtctcGAAGACGtctgaaaatgtaaagttacagctttatacAAAGCAcggacactagagactccttccctacacGTTGCATAAACGCCTCCTTACAGAATCAGTGATTACACACGGTTTATATTCGGGTTCCGTGGAGCGTCCTCCGTACTCGTCCCTCCatgtgagctgttactatagaaacgattaaGAGAAACCTGTGATTCGCAGATTTGCTACTGAACatgaatcaacagcttctgaccggTCACAACCCAGAATTCCAAAGCTGCAGAAAAGATTGTAGGTGAGACAGACTTGTTGGTTATATTCGGTTAGGAAAACTAAAGAAGGAAACATCTGACACTGACCACATTTTTATTCTTAACCCCACCAGGTTTATAAGGATATTTCCACATTCTGGTCCTACATGCTTCCTTTCCTGAACATTTCCCTGTGTTTGCTGTGTTAAGACACCTGACCCGAGTCATCAGCTCCCTCACACACCCTTTGACGAGGTTGAAATGTGCGCGTTCGTGAAATAACGCATGAATAAATGGAGCAGGACTGGGGAGAGGTGTGATAGAGAAATGAACAGAGCTTGCGTGAAATGAGGAtgaggttttgttgttttttgttttgttttttctttttttttctttttttttttgccgggAATGACATGAAGGTTAAAGCAACATCGTTTCACCTTCCATCATGGTTGCAGCAGCTTCTCATTCCACCGGAGCGACGCACGCACGCGCATAAAACCGACACCGATACCGAGCAAGATTTCTGTCCCgtctttcttctctcctctccacctctcctcctttcctcctctcctcctctccaggCGCTCAGGCAGCATCCACACACGCCATCGCCAGCACCGAGGAGCCGCTCAGCATCACcgtcatgatgatgatgatgatgatgacgaggATGCTGAGGAAAGAGAAGCCAGGaccggacacacacacatatttggaCGCGTCCTAAACGGCTCCACTTTAAATATGAAGTGCGCTACATAGGGGGCAAAAGCCATTCATTTTGTACCCTATATAGTGCGCATGTTCAGGAAGGAGCAGTGTTTGCGGTGACAGATTAACACACCCGACTTCCTCCTTAGCGCCGCCtagtgtttaataataataataataataataataataataataataataataataataataataataataataataataataataataataataataataataataataataataataataatgcgcatggtggattagtggttagcacgttcaccccacacctccaggattgggagttcgattcccgccgctaccctctgtgtgtacagagtttacatgttctccccgtgctgtgggggtacTCTGGTTtattccccagtccaaagatggtAGCCTGattgccgtgtgtgtgttttgttcccAGTGAttgattggcaccccgtccagtgtgtaccctgccttgtgcccgatgctccttggaacaggctccaggttccccgcgacccagtaggataagcggtatagaaaatggatgaataataataatcatcatcatcatcatcaatctgAAATCTATCTCAAGCAATAaactaattttatttgtttgtttgtttgtttgattctaTTTAttatcatacatttttttaaagattatctTAGGGACTGATTGTGAAAGACTTTCAtactttgtgtttttcattattaaagtatttaataaaaataataatgtaataaatgcatttataaataattgGATGATAATATATATGGTACAGGTCTATTTATAATAACCTTTcttcgatttttttttcaatggagTAGCttactctctttctttattgttttcagaAGTTGATATAGTTATAATATAAATCTGTATGTGTTTCCCTTGATTTGCCTACACATTACCTAATAATCTGGCAGAATAAAAACGacatactactactgctactactactactactactattactactactaggccTACTACaactacacagtaaaatccctagtgttgaattaacacccagagtgtgtatttgagtccaatggacttatataaacactgtagggtgtaaattcaacactgtgggtgttaaatcaacactggttaTTTTGCTGTGTACTAgtctactactaatactactaataataatgacaatactactacaactagtctactactactccttctactactaataataataacagcatcaataataataataaagcctcTTTTAAGAAAAATCAGTCAATAAAtgatataatacatttaaaaagtcaGTAATCAGGTTATCTAAATCAGTCTGGATGACGTCACACGCGTGAGCCTAATCTCAAATGACTTCCTTTCCCTAAGTAGGCGCACTACATTATATCCTGCTGTACAAGTAGCCTAAGTAGGTGAGAACGAAGCAACGTGGTGCACTAAACTTGGAATTTAATGTTTCATGGAAGAATTGCAGTTCTTCTAGTTAATGTAGCCTACATTGTTCTTTACTTCTAGAAATCTAAGATCACAATAGTAGGCTATGCATCTCGCGTTGGTGTGCTTGCTGGTTGCCATGGCTACGCTGAAACCAGTATACTTCCGTACTAAATGTTTGCATAGTATGCATATTTCATGTAatatgccgtgtgtgtgtgtatatgtatgtgcatCCTGTTTAGTGCGGTAGTGCGGCTTTCGAGTTTCTCAACATGGCGGACGGTAGGTCgactgcgcatgcgcggaaTGATGTCTTTATTCAGGTTAATCGCTTAGCCGGATAGTGTTAGCAAGATGTATAAATTCTGCCTCAACTAATCCAGAGGGTTGTTTTATGCCTCTGAAACAGTGTGAAAAAGCTATGAAAACACCGAGCGATGGCCAGAGAAAGAGCAGCTTTCTTCAGCCCGTTCGAGCAGGAGataatcctgaagacttttgaGGAGTACAAAGCCATCATCACGGCGAAATGTAACACAGCTGCTGCGGCCAAATCCCGAGTGGAAGCCTGGCAGAAAATAGCCGACAGATTAAATgcgtaaggttttttttttgttatttatttatttgtttatttgtttgtttgtttatttatttatttatttatttatttaaacatttatttttgttttctttatatatttagatttatttagagTTACCTAAAAGCTAAAATCTGGTACAGTACGAAAAAACTATATAGCCTAGTATAAAACCCATCCAGCTCAGTGGTGACCTGATGAAAGTTTATAGGGTAACATCAcgataaatacaatttaaaataatttttaaaagtagaaataaagtatttattagGGAACAAGAGTGGTGTTAGTAAGCAAGGATCATTCTTAACTTCtagtttatacattaaaaaaaaaaacccaaccccccctccccccccaccaTTCATaagaacactgttgctaggcaacagtGAATACAGTATATCTGCCGAGATTAAGCTCATTTTCAGTCTTTTATgctgaaacagaaataaaacaaacaaaaaaacataaatattcaacatttattgCTCAAACTTCTGCCGATAACTCAGAAAAGTTGTATCGTCCAGGCCTGtagaacactgttgctaggcaattGTCAAATATGGCCGTTGACCGTAATTTTATGCTAGCTAATGTTTTTTGTCGTCTAACACAGCTGTCGCAAACATTATAGAGACCGAATGACATTCTAAATTAGACCAAACGATTAGAAACatcaacatttctctcagatgtgttggggaaATTAATAAGAAAACACTCCTTATGACAGAAAACCCCATTATAATTACACTTAGGGTCAACTGCTAACTAATCTTCCTTAGATTGTGGGTTGGATAGTCAAAGTGAAAAGTAGTGtcacaaattaaataatgtttgaaatgaaatgaagtatTTATCAAGTAACTAGAGGAAAAAGTCAGGCATGATGACTTTGGAAAATGAGTCAGGAACCATCAGGAAGatcaacatttctctcagatgATTTGGTAAATGATTAAGAAAAAGGTTTGTATGACTAAAAATACACTTAGCATTGACCCCTAACAAATTTTCCATAGGTTCTGTCAACTTGTGAAGTTGTGAATACCATATGACTGGGTCGTTTATATGGATTTTTCTTGTGAAACATGGTAAACAGCCCTATTTGAAGTATTTTCTTAAAAGTTAGCCGAGAAGAGTTTTTGGGTGTGGCCTATTTCAATAAGATCGTTAATTAGATAATTTAACAAAATTAGAAAATGAACTGtttctttgcctttttttttacagcGCCAACCCCAACAACGTAAAGCGCACCTGGCAGCAGGtcaaaattaaatacaaaaacattgtgCAATGTGGTAAGTGTATCCAGTACTTTTTTTTGCGCTCTGCTGTGTGTGACGGTTGTTGTGAAACGTGTGCTCCAATTTTAGCGAACAGGAAACGGAAGCAGAGGTTTGGTGGAGGTTTAGCGACGACCGGCTTTTCACCCGTCGAAGAGGTGGCGCTTTGGCAGATCAGAGGTCGACCGGTGATAGATGGCACCATTTTGGGCCTTTCCTCCAAGCAGACTGGCATTAGCGTTGGGAGGCCGATAGCTACAGGTATCAGTGCCATACTATTGATTAGTACTTTTCTCAGTATTCAATCCagactacaaaaaaataaatctcgtaaatctttaattattaaatgttttgcaGAGCCAGAAAGCTCTGCAACTCTTATACAGACAGCACCAACCATTCTTGATTGTGCAGAAGATCCCATTGAGGTAAGCCAATGTTTTTATTTCGCTATTAAAGATGCTGtttgtaaaatttaaaaatgtttattaactttGAAATaatcatattttgtttttttatatctttGAAAAACTGCAACTCACAATAATTCCATCTGGCTAGTGTCTTTTGTTTCAgccttattttatatttttccaGCCCAGAAATTAGCTCCACCTCTAGTTAGAT contains:
- the si:ch211-107p11.3 gene encoding GT1 domain-containing protein isoform X6 → MARERAAFFSPFEQEIILKTFEEYKAIITAKCNTAAAAKSRVEAWQKIADRLNAANPNNVKRTWQQVKIKYKNIVQCANRKRKQRFGGGLATTGFSPVEEVALWQIRGRPVIDGTILGLSSKQTGISVGRPIATEPESSATLIQTAPTILDCAEDPIERSDSEHDEKNIVVCSHSEEGTEAYTSQEDSGPSGPADGEFYLQRDEDVTALYKRYLRQEIAYRQMKMKKLEKEIQLLDKQLDVS
- the si:ch211-107p11.3 gene encoding GT1 domain-containing protein isoform X7 yields the protein MARERAAFFSPFEQEIILKTFEEYKAIITAKCNTAAAAKSRVEAWQKIADRLNAANPNNVKRTWQQVKIKYKNIVQCANRKRKQRFGGGLATTGFSPVEEVALWQIRGRPVIDGTILGLSSKQTGISVGRPIATEPESSATLIQTAPTILDCAEDPIERSDSEHDEKNIVVCSHSEEGTEAYTSQEDSGPSGPADGERDEDVTALYKRYLRQEIAYRQMKMKKLEKEIQLLDKQLDVS
- the si:ch211-107p11.3 gene encoding GT1 domain-containing protein isoform X4, which codes for MARERAAFFSPFEQEIILKTFEEYKAIITAKCNTAAAAKSRVEAWQKIADRLNAANPNNVKRTWQQVKIKYKNIVQCANRKRKQRFGGGLATTGFSPVEEVALWQIRGRPVIDGTILGLSSKQTGISVGRPIATEPESSATLIQTAPTILDCAEDPIERSDSEHDEKNIVVCSHSEEGTEAYTSQEDSGPSGPADGEFYLQRDEDVTALYKRYLRQEIAYRQMKMKKLEKEIQLLDKQLDRQHESNQDTA